A window of the Methanoregula sp. UBA64 genome harbors these coding sequences:
- a CDS encoding DNA methyltransferase, protein MAGTYRKTPRAFHACLAAFRGPGDRLVLVGKPPGLSGIRQYTGEFWTSRQRQASSLHEISYRACFKPQLPRFFIDLLTRPGEIVYDPFSGRGTTAVEAGLSGRNVIANDANPLSRLLTEPRFFPPTLPEIAARLETIPRDGGQADRDLSMFYHPQTEQEIAALREYLIARNEEGTADATDAWIRMAATNRLTGHSSGFFSVYTLPPNQAVSPESQRRINKKRDQVPEYRDTHALILKKSKSLLSGLTPAAMARLARAGEGARFLTGDARDTPSIGTGTVKLTVTSPPFLDIVQYRDDNWLRCWFCGLDEEAIGKTITMARTVAEWNAVMGAVFSELYRITAPGGWVAFEVGEVRKKTVRLEEHVVPLGQDAGFSCECVIINQQVFSKTSHIWGVGNNECGTNTNRIVVFSKPDSC, encoded by the coding sequence ATGGCAGGTACCTACCGGAAAACCCCACGAGCATTCCACGCGTGCCTTGCCGCATTCCGGGGCCCGGGGGATCGTTTGGTGCTCGTGGGAAAACCCCCGGGTCTCTCCGGTATCCGGCAGTACACGGGAGAGTTCTGGACATCCCGGCAGCGCCAGGCCTCGTCCCTGCACGAGATCTCCTACCGGGCCTGTTTCAAGCCGCAGCTGCCCCGTTTTTTCATCGACCTTCTGACACGTCCCGGGGAGATCGTGTACGACCCGTTCTCGGGACGCGGTACGACTGCGGTCGAAGCAGGGCTCTCGGGACGAAACGTTATCGCAAACGATGCAAACCCGTTGTCCCGGCTGCTCACGGAGCCCCGGTTTTTCCCGCCCACGCTGCCGGAGATCGCGGCCCGGCTGGAGACGATCCCGCGGGACGGCGGACAGGCAGACCGGGACCTCTCCATGTTCTACCATCCTCAGACCGAGCAGGAGATCGCGGCCCTGCGGGAGTACCTGATTGCCCGAAACGAGGAGGGTACTGCGGATGCGACCGATGCGTGGATCCGGATGGCAGCCACCAACCGGCTCACCGGCCACTCCTCCGGCTTCTTTTCTGTCTACACGCTCCCCCCCAACCAGGCCGTCTCTCCCGAAAGCCAGCGGCGTATCAATAAAAAACGGGACCAGGTGCCGGAGTACCGGGACACGCACGCCCTGATCCTGAAGAAATCAAAGAGCCTGCTCTCCGGGCTTACTCCCGCAGCAATGGCCCGCCTCGCCCGTGCCGGGGAGGGCGCCCGGTTCCTGACCGGTGATGCCCGGGATACCCCGTCCATCGGTACCGGGACGGTGAAGCTGACGGTTACCTCGCCGCCGTTTCTGGATATCGTCCAGTACCGGGACGACAACTGGCTCCGGTGCTGGTTCTGCGGCCTCGACGAGGAGGCGATCGGGAAGACGATCACGATGGCCCGAACGGTCGCGGAATGGAACGCGGTGATGGGAGCGGTATTCTCCGAACTCTACCGGATCACTGCACCCGGGGGCTGGGTGGCGTTCGAGGTGGGCGAAGTGCGCAAAAAGACCGTCCGCCTGGAAGAGCACGTGGTCCCGCTCGGGCAGGACGCCGGGTTTTCCTGCGAATGCGTGATCATCAACCAGCAGGTCTTCTCCAAGACCTCCCATATCTGGGGTGTCGGGAACAACGAGTGCGGCACCAACACGAACCGGATCGTGGTCTTTTCTAAGCCGGACTCCTGCTGA
- a CDS encoding GNAT family N-acetyltransferase, whose amino-acid sequence MDSFFIRSEIPSDIPAIDTVNREAFGQDGEARLVRALRNGGDYIPGSSLVAVHDGKIIGHILFAPISIESEHASIPAVALAPLSVLSEYQCRGVGSGLVEEGLRICREQGHRIVIVVGHPSYYPRFGFTPAPVMGIKAPFPCRNEVFMAYPLVDGALDGIHGTVRYPREFDEEGAHAG is encoded by the coding sequence ATGGACTCGTTTTTTATCCGATCTGAAATTCCCTCCGATATTCCTGCAATAGATACCGTCAATCGCGAGGCGTTTGGCCAGGACGGGGAAGCCCGGCTGGTCCGGGCCCTCAGGAACGGGGGAGACTATATCCCCGGCTCATCCCTTGTTGCCGTTCACGATGGAAAAATTATCGGCCATATCCTCTTTGCCCCGATCTCGATCGAATCCGAACATGCCAGTATACCGGCCGTGGCTCTTGCGCCACTCTCCGTTCTTTCTGAATACCAGTGCCGGGGCGTTGGTTCCGGTCTTGTGGAAGAGGGGCTCAGGATCTGCCGGGAGCAGGGGCACCGGATCGTGATCGTGGTAGGGCATCCCTCCTATTACCCCCGGTTCGGGTTTACCCCGGCACCGGTGATGGGAATCAAGGCACCGTTCCCCTGCAGGAACGAGGTGTTCATGGCATATCCCCTGGTTGACGGGGCGCTCGACGGCATCCACGGCACCGTCCGGTACCCCCGGGAGTTTGACGAGGAAGGGGCCCATGCCGGCTGA